A part of Alkalinema sp. FACHB-956 genomic DNA contains:
- the cobA gene encoding uroporphyrinogen-III C-methyltransferase: MKGVAYFVGSGCGTIEALTVRGYQLLCQAEVVIYDALVDAELLQYIPPNSLVFNVGKRGGQPSLKQAEIDRLIVDQCQQNRRVIRLKSGDPFIFGRTTSEIQAVKAAQIPYEVVPGVSSALAAPLYAGIPLTDLVLSRCFAILSAHDPDALDWVTLVNLETLVILMGGRHLPRIVEQLIHHGKPSNTAIAIIQWAGRANERIWIGALGDIVQITKGEALSPCVMVIGEVVRLREFLAIQKKQDAQATLSLDAALLQNLRTALTIDAASMPQPAAQRPLRDLTILVTRSAGQSSEFTDLLQAQGAAVVEMPTLEITPPSSWDALDRAIAELTTFDWLILTSANAVNYFCDRLLELGHDARAIGSVKIAVVGEKTADCLRSRSLHPDFIPPNFVADSLIESFPDPVAGLKLLFPRVESGGREVLVKEFTAQGANVVEVPAYQSACPAAIAPAALQALQAQTVDMITFTSSKTVRHFYQLLDAAIDGSPHALLDRVCLASIGPQTSKTCQDLLGRVDVEAREYTLGGLTQALLDWQNIQVTARTE; the protein is encoded by the coding sequence AAAGGTGTTGCATATTTTGTAGGATCTGGCTGTGGGACGATCGAAGCTCTGACGGTGCGGGGTTATCAGCTTCTCTGCCAAGCGGAAGTAGTTATTTATGATGCGCTGGTTGATGCAGAATTACTACAATATATTCCTCCTAACAGTCTAGTCTTTAATGTTGGTAAACGGGGGGGGCAACCAAGCTTAAAGCAGGCAGAAATCGATCGGTTGATTGTTGATCAATGTCAACAAAATCGGCGCGTGATTCGATTAAAAAGTGGAGATCCCTTTATTTTTGGTCGGACAACTTCAGAAATTCAAGCGGTGAAAGCAGCCCAGATTCCCTACGAAGTTGTTCCTGGCGTTTCCTCGGCCCTAGCTGCTCCCTTGTATGCGGGAATCCCTCTGACGGATTTGGTTCTGAGTCGCTGCTTTGCGATACTTAGTGCTCATGATCCCGATGCCCTCGACTGGGTCACGCTGGTGAATCTAGAAACCCTCGTCATTCTGATGGGTGGTCGCCACCTGCCTAGGATCGTCGAGCAACTCATCCACCACGGTAAGCCATCCAATACCGCGATCGCGATCATTCAATGGGCGGGCCGAGCTAATGAGCGCATCTGGATCGGTGCCCTAGGGGATATCGTTCAAATAACTAAAGGAGAAGCCCTCTCACCTTGTGTCATGGTAATTGGCGAAGTGGTGCGCCTGCGAGAATTTTTAGCGATTCAGAAAAAACAGGATGCTCAGGCAACTCTTTCCTTGGACGCCGCCCTGCTGCAAAATTTGAGGACTGCCTTAACGATAGATGCTGCCTCTATGCCTCAGCCTGCTGCTCAACGCCCCCTGCGCGATCTCACGATTTTAGTTACCCGTTCTGCTGGCCAATCTAGCGAGTTTACCGACTTACTGCAAGCTCAAGGTGCAGCGGTGGTGGAAATGCCTACCTTAGAAATTACACCCCCTTCCAGTTGGGATGCCCTCGATCGGGCAATTGCCGAACTTACGACCTTTGATTGGCTGATCCTGACTTCTGCCAATGCGGTCAATTATTTCTGCGATCGCCTCTTGGAACTGGGCCATGATGCAAGGGCGATCGGCTCAGTCAAAATTGCAGTAGTGGGAGAAAAAACAGCCGATTGTCTCCGATCGCGCAGTCTGCATCCAGATTTTATTCCGCCTAATTTTGTTGCTGATTCCCTAATTGAAAGCTTTCCAGACCCTGTGGCAGGGCTCAAGCTGCTCTTTCCTCGGGTGGAGTCGGGAGGTCGGGAGGTGCTGGTGAAAGAATTTACGGCCCAGGGCGCAAATGTAGTCGAAGTTCCAGCCTATCAATCCGCCTGCCCTGCGGCGATCGCCCCTGCGGCACTCCAAGCCTTGCAAGCTCAGACGGTGGATATGATTACCTTCACCAGTTCCAAAACCGTTCGCCATTTCTATCAACTCCTAGACGCCGCGATCGACGGTTCCCCCCATGCCCTGCTCGATCGGGTCTGCCTCGCCTCGATCGGTCCCCAAACCTCAAAAACGTGTCAAGATTTGTTGGGACGGGTAGACGTTGAGGCCAGGGAGTATACCCTAGGGGGACTAACCCAAGCGTTACTGGATTGGCAGAATATCCAGGTCACTGCTAGGACGGAATAA